A stretch of DNA from Malus sylvestris chromosome 9, drMalSylv7.2, whole genome shotgun sequence:
TACAGACAGGAAATGATTCTAAGTTACAGAATTTGACAATTCAAATTCTTGAAATATCTACAGCTCTGATTAACTAATAAAATTAATtccaattaaacaaaatttgtcTCTATTTGTAGCTAACTGCCAGAATACAAGGATAGCAAACAGAAATGCAACGTATGGACTGCTAGTAAAGTCAATGCTTAATTTAAATTCTTTTAATGCAAAATATGGAGTGGTACAAGTATGTCATATATGTTACCTTCTTCTTATCCTCGTCAAGTTTTTGCCTCTCACGCTCAGTCAATGCTTCCCGTTTGTTTAATTCTTTGCTCCAGGAGTCaagtttcttttttttagaCTCCAACTCATAATTCAATTTTTCTTGTTCCTCTAATATTCTCTGAACATTATTTCTTGCCATTTGCTGCATCTTTCTCGTTTCTGATAAACACGAAAACAGTTCGTCAAGGAACCccaacaaatcaagcaaagatAATAAAATCAAATGCATAGGTACATTTAAACAAGAGGATGTGCTATACGCATGGACATAAAAAACAAAGCATAGGAGAAGGGGCAGGACAAAACCTTTAACAAAGTCATTGTGCAGCCGGTCTTTCTCTTCAAGCATCCTACTTAAAGACAGTGTCCTCTCATTGTACTTGTATCGCAGTTCATCCAGATTTTCATTTGTCATATCAATTTCATTGGCCAGGCTTGCCACAACATCATTTCTTTTTCTAGCTGCTTCCTGTACAATGTCAGATACCGTTCTTAGCTCTCCTGTCTTGCGAAGAAACTCCCCTATCTGCCCTTGGGAGTGATAATCATCAGCACGAGCGCACCACCCATAGATGCTTGAGCCAGGCTGTTCCTTTCGTGCATTCCAATCCTTTTTACTTTGACAGTCGGTTTCAAACGTCTTCTCAAAATCAGTAGCATTCCCAAAACCATTCCAATCTTTACTAAAATATACTACAGCGCATGCAGCTGGATTGCCTTCATTGCACAAAGTACGAACTTCTGAAGgtttatattttgaaaacttTCTCATCCAGTATCCAGAATCTAGAAGATCTTTTCCATCCTTTGGCTGGCTCACTATGTTTACAACAATGCCAGTCCAAGGCCACACGTAGAGGTCTTCTTGCTTTTCTTGCTGAGCAACAGGAGCCGGTAAAGTTGGACGCTGTACTTGGTCTCCTTCGCTGGCTAGATCATTCTCCAAGTAGAGTGCCAAGGCAAGGTGGTTGGCTTTCTGCTTCGCATTTCTGAGAGCAGAACCTTTGGCCACCCCTGAAGCATGTTGGAGGAGGTCCTTAAACTTGTAATCTTGTTTCTTCTTCCCCGCACAAAAGGGGCATCTAAGAGTCCCATTAGGACCCTTTACTTTATATTTTCCCTCCCGTAACTGCTCATAGGGTTTATCTTTGTATTCATGGATCTCGGAATCACTAATATCAGATTCATCTTCAGAGCTGTAGTCCATCTGGATTGTATACAAACATCACAAATCATTGTTTGAAAACAGACTTGGTTTCATAAATCCAAAAAACTCCAAACACACAAAACTGGAGTGCTTGCAAGGAGACAGTTTAATGGACATTACAGCATGTCCACTCCTAAAGGTCAAGGTGATAAATAATTTGAGCATAACGAGAAATtgaataaacaaacaaatgctTTAAGCGAGTTTGAAACTAACGAATACAAAAACCCAACAATCAGAACAGTTTCTCTGCAAATTACTCAAGAACGACAACAATTTCtctaaaaaaacccaaaaattgaaCAGTTTCTCTTCATTCTTACAAAACCCGGC
This window harbors:
- the LOC126583423 gene encoding factor of DNA methylation 1-like isoform X2 → MDYSSEDESDISDSEIHEYKDKPYEQLREGKYKVKGPNGTLRCPFCAGKKKQDYKFKDLLQHASGVAKGSALRNAKQKANHLALALYLENDLASEGDQVQRPTLPAPVAQQEKQEDLYVWPWTGIVVNIVSQPKDGKDLLDSGYWMRKFSKYKPSEVRTLCNEGNPAACAVVYFSKDWNGFGNATDFEKTFETDCQSKKDWNARKEQPGSSIYGWCARADDYHSQGQIGEFLRKTGELRTVSDIVQEAARKRNDVVASLANEIDMTNENLDELRYKYNERTLSLSRMLEEKDRLHNDFVKETRKMQQMARNNVQRILEEQEKLNYELESKKKKLDSWSKELNKREALTERERQKLDEDKKKNDDRNNSLQLASEEQKKADESVLRLVEVQKREKEDALNKILELEKQLDAKQKLEMEIEELKGKLEVMKHLGDQDDDAVQSKIKEMEDELGEKVDELEDLESLNQTLITKERQSNDELQEARKELIVVIELEARKSTLRKKKKRPKCFRVMSW
- the LOC126583423 gene encoding factor of DNA methylation 1-like isoform X1, whose translation is MDYSSEDESDISDSEIHEYKDKPYEQLREGKYKVKGPNGTLRCPFCAGKKKQDYKFKDLLQHASGVAKGSALRNAKQKANHLALALYLENDLASEGDQVQRPTLPAPVAQQEKQEDLYVWPWTGIVVNIVSQPKDGKDLLDSGYWMRKFSKYKPSEVRTLCNEGNPAACAVVYFSKDWNGFGNATDFEKTFETDCQSKKDWNARKEQPGSSIYGWCARADDYHSQGQIGEFLRKTGELRTVSDIVQEAARKRNDVVASLANEIDMTNENLDELRYKYNERTLSLSRMLEEKDRLHNDFVKETRKMQQMARNNVQRILEEQEKLNYELESKKKKLDSWSKELNKREALTERERQKLDEDKKKNDDRNNSLQLASEEQKKADESVLRLVEVQKREKEDALNKILELEKQLDAKQKLEMEIEELKGKLEVMKHLGDQDDDAVQSKIKEMEDELGEKVDELEDLESLNQTLITKERQSNDELQEARKELIVGLSEMLSGRSNIGIKRMGDLDQKPFMNTCKERFSLEEAQVQASTLCSLWQDNLTNPDWHPFKVITVNEEPKEILDEEDEKLRNLKEEWGNEIHECVVTALKELNDYNPSGRYVISELWNFKEGRKATLKEVISFVLKSIKTLKRKRT